The following DNA comes from Myxococcota bacterium.
GGCTCGAGCGCCTCGCGCTGCAGGTCGAAGAGCAGCGCGAGCGTGCGCGGCGTGCGCAGGAACGACAGGTGGTGCCAGCGCTCGAGGTGACCGTAGAGCCAGCGCGGCACCGGCAGCACGCGGTCGAAGATCGAGCGGTACTCGGCTCCCAGCCCCAGCGCGGGCGCGACCAGCGCGCGCACGAGCCGGCCGTCGAACACGTCGCCGGCCACGGGCACGCCGGCGTTGCCGAGCACGGGCAGCGCCCCGCCCGAGTCACGCGCCTTGCGCGGACCGGGGCCGACGCGGATCAGCGAGAAGTCACTCGTGCCGCCGCCGAAGTCGCCGATCAGGATCAGCTCGTCGTGGTCGAGCGCGCGCTCGTAGTGGTACGCCGCCGCGACCGGCTCGTACTCGAACACGATGTCCTCGACGCCGGCGGTCGCGAACGCGGCGCGCAAGCGCGCCAGCGCCAGCTCCTCGTCCTCGGCGCTGCGCGCGGACACGAAGCGCACCGGCCGGCCCACGACCACGGTGCCCGCGATCTCGCCCACGGTCTCCGTGCCCTCGCGGAACAAGCTGCGCAGCAGCACGGCGATCAGCGCCTCGAGCCGGTACTCGCGGTCGAAGATGCGCGTGGCCGAGAAGTCGCGCGCCGCGAGGAACGACTTCAGTGACTGGACCAGCCGCCCCGGCTCCTCGGCCGCGAGATAGCGCATGATCGCGCGCGGCCCGGCGAGCTCGCGCGCCGGCAGACCCTCGGGACTCTCGAAGTAGACCACCGAGCGGAAGGTGCGCGTGCGCTTGCCGCCGCCGCGCGAGAAGTGAGCGAGCCGTGCCGGCCCGTCTCCGTCCGCGCGCGCCAGCGCAGAGTTCGTCGTACCGAAGTCGACGCCGAAGGCGGTCACGGTTGGCCTCCCGTGGGGCGCGGCATTTTGCGCTTTTTCGGCGGGTTCGCAAGGACGGTGGCGCGGGGGCGACTGGGCGTGCCGGGCCGCGCCGCGCTCCCACGCGGACTTCCGGGTGCTTGCCTGCGAGACCCTCTGCGCGGGTCGAAGCGGCGCTACGCCCGCCACGCCCAGTCGCTCCCGCGAATCACTTCGCGTCCCACACTTGTTGGAGATTGCGGGCTTCGCCCGCCTGAACACCATCGAGCCAACGGGAGCGCACGGACCATCGGATGAATGGCCTGACTCGGGCCCTCTTCGGATTGCGTCGGCTCGATGGAGCGGTCCTGGGAGATGTCCGTGACCACCGGATCGGAGGCGTCGGCCTGGTGTCGGTGACCGATCCGCGTGGGAGCGCCGCGCGGCCCGGCGCACCCAGGCGCTCCGGCACCTGAGGTACGATGCTCGAGCGATGGCCCAGCTCCGTCTAGACGTCGACCCCAAGCGCGAACTCGACCAGAAACTCATGTCCGCCGAGCAGGCCGCGAGCCTGGTGCAGTCGGGCGACCAGATCTGGATCCCCAGCACGCACGCGCCGATCTCGATCCTGGCTGCGCTCGCGGCGCGCGGCTCGCAGGTCCGCGGCGTGAAGATCCGCAGCACGATCATCCCGGACTTCGGCTGGTTCAAGCGCGAGGCCATGGAGTCGTTCGACCTGCAGATCCAGTACGCGGTGCAGCCCGACGCACGCAAGGCGCTCGCCGACCGGATCATCGACTTCCACCCGCTGTCGATGATCATGCAGCACAAGGCGGTCGACGCGGGGCGCGAAGAGGCGCAGCCGATCGACGAGCTCATGCTCACGGTGTCTCCGCCGGACGAGCACGGCTGGTGCTGCGTCGGCAACGCGTGCTGGGATGCAGTCACGAACGCCCGGCGTGCGCGCAAGGTCGTGGTCGAGCTGAACGAGTCGGTCGTGCGCACCTGCGGAGACAGCTGGCTCCACGTGTCACAGCTCGATGCAGCCGTGCGCAACAACCGGCCGCGGCTGGTCGCGCCCATCCCGACCGAGTTCGACGCCTGCGACCGCGCGATCGCGCAGAACGTGAAAGGACTGATCCCGGACGGGGCCACGATCCAGATCGGCCTGGGCTCGCACACCGGCGTGCTGGCGCAGCTCGGCGCGTTCGACGAGCGCAACGACCTGACCTACTTCGGCGAGCTCACCGTGCCGGGGCTCGTGGACCTGGCGCGGCGCGGCGTGATCAACGGCCGGCGCGGCGCGCTGCACCCGGGCAAGTTCGTCGCCGCGCACATCGGCAATTCACTCGAGGACCTCGACTACATCGAGCGCAACCCCGCCTTCGAGGTGCACTCCTACGAGCACACCAACGACCCGCG
Coding sequences within:
- a CDS encoding Hsp70 family protein, coding for MTAFGVDFGTTNSALARADGDGPARLAHFSRGGGKRTRTFRSVVYFESPEGLPARELAGPRAIMRYLAAEEPGRLVQSLKSFLAARDFSATRIFDREYRLEALIAVLLRSLFREGTETVGEIAGTVVVGRPVRFVSARSAEDEELALARLRAAFATAGVEDIVFEYEPVAAAYHYERALDHDELILIGDFGGGTSDFSLIRVGPGPRKARDSGGALPVLGNAGVPVAGDVFDGRLVRALVAPALGLGAEYRSIFDRVLPVPRWLYGHLERWHHLSFLRTPRTLALLFDLQREALEP
- a CDS encoding acetyl-CoA hydrolase/transferase C-terminal domain-containing protein — encoded protein: MAQLRLDVDPKRELDQKLMSAEQAASLVQSGDQIWIPSTHAPISILAALAARGSQVRGVKIRSTIIPDFGWFKREAMESFDLQIQYAVQPDARKALADRIIDFHPLSMIMQHKAVDAGREEAQPIDELMLTVSPPDEHGWCCVGNACWDAVTNARRARKVVVELNESVVRTCGDSWLHVSQLDAAVRNNRPRLVAPIPTEFDACDRAIAQNVKGLIPDGATIQIGLGSHTGVLAQLGAFDERNDLTYFGELTVPGLVDLARRGVINGRRGALHPGKFVAAHIGNSLEDLDYIERNPAFEVHSYEHTNDPRSIAAHDDMVAMNGALMVDLTGQIGVYAFGPQVYTGLGGHLGFALGAYLAKRGRYVTVLPSTARNGSVSTIVPGFEAGQIVSIPREIADTIVTDHGVARLLGKSVRERALAMAEVAAPEFRDRLRFEAKRLYWP